A region from the Papaver somniferum cultivar HN1 unplaced genomic scaffold, ASM357369v1 unplaced-scaffold_22, whole genome shotgun sequence genome encodes:
- the LOC113340653 gene encoding gamma-interferon-responsive lysosomal thiol protein-like, with protein MASYSQISSLLLVLLLLPYACVSSSSGSGGRPPLFPKVALDLYYDSLDMASANFLIRFLPYIYENDLIDMVNLKLVPYAQARIQGKSVVVCKRGSEDCLISRVAICSMKYLHQDEAMELIYCISHFITKSIAKNWEMCFELMRLEEKRVKECFTGYEGKQLDYQYVKEISNVIHGVGHLPWITIDQVQVKNQEMKSLKTSICKAYKGDKSEVCGEKIGHPKTSGSRSAGGHGALGRHI; from the exons ATGGCTTCTTACTCTCAAATCAGCAGCCTTCTTCtggttcttcttctcctcccgTATGCttgtgtttcttcatcttctggcTCTGGTGGTCGTCCACCGTTATTTCCCAAGGTTGCTCTAGATCTATACTACGATTCTCTGGATATGGCTTCAGCCAATTTCTTGATTCGCTTTCTTCCATACATATATGAGAACGATCTTATAGACATGGTGAATCTGAAACTGGTTCCTTACGCTCAAGCTAGAATCCAAGGCAAATCTGTCGTCGTTTGTAAG AGAGGATCTGAGGACTGTTTGATCAGCAGAGTAGCAATCTGTtccatgaaatatcttcatcaagACGAAGCAATGGAGTTAATCTACTGTATTTCCCATTTCATAACCAAATCAATTGCTAAGAATTGGGAAATGTGTTTTGAGCTAATGAGATTGGAAGAGAAAAGAGTAAAAGAATGTTTCACAGGATATGAAGGAAAGCAACTTGATTATCAGTATGTCAAAGAAATTAGCAACGTCATCCACGGCGTAGGTCATTTGCCGTGGATCACAATCGATCAAGTTCAAGTCAAGAATCAG GAAATGAAGAGTTTGAAAACTTCCATCTGCAAAGCTTACAAAGGGGATAAGTCTGAAGTATGTGGggaaaaaattggtcacccaaaG ACTTCTGGTTCTCGTTCTGCTGGTGGACATGGTGCTCTTGGGCGACATATATAA